One Natronococcus sp. CG52 DNA window includes the following coding sequences:
- a CDS encoding winged helix-turn-helix domain-containing protein: MATNSRAANGDFPDDPEELLPNDSILSLDEYLEMHAAVGHRTRYEILYRLVHGGEMSPKELEEAMQIDDSTLHYHLNKLLDVSLVEKRQRTERGQDGLYTYYRATVFGEVTLTEGVDELIRGEQAFGEMYDSSIEK, encoded by the coding sequence ATGGCTACGAATTCTCGCGCTGCTAATGGGGACTTCCCAGATGATCCGGAGGAGTTGTTGCCCAACGACAGCATCCTCTCTCTGGATGAATACCTCGAGATGCATGCTGCCGTTGGTCATCGGACACGGTACGAGATCCTCTACCGACTCGTTCACGGCGGAGAGATGAGTCCAAAGGAGCTTGAGGAGGCAATGCAGATCGACGATAGTACCCTTCACTACCACCTCAACAAACTTCTTGATGTAAGTCTCGTTGAGAAGCGACAACGCACCGAACGGGGACAGGATGGGTTGTACACCTACTATCGAGCGACGGTCTTCGGAGAGGTCACACTTACAGAAGGCGTAGACGAACTGATCCGCGGCGAACAGGCGTTCGGAGAGATGTACGACAGTTCCATTGAGAAGTGA
- a CDS encoding DUF7509 family protein, translating to MEITRDRITDQLGDVKYDRFLFYLMGPYKSFNLNYILSEEERQEIDIDDLPGPLRRLFQNKADIDEAQALLRRIQGELRTTPGVNAFLALDVDVDTDDVDAVTQSIEYTRCSNGTAFIVPFLGHNFGVGEEAGSILATLAETHGDRLVFVHEDNVTSAMIRSAKVRWDLRIETYDTEAELVDTLRRFVGEIMQREHRGGLDHLQ from the coding sequence ATGGAAATTACACGAGATCGAATCACCGATCAGCTGGGGGACGTCAAATACGATCGCTTCCTGTTCTATCTGATGGGCCCGTACAAGTCGTTCAATCTCAACTATATCCTGAGCGAAGAGGAGCGCCAAGAGATCGATATCGACGATCTTCCGGGACCGCTTCGGAGGCTCTTTCAGAACAAAGCCGACATCGACGAGGCACAGGCACTCTTGCGGCGAATACAAGGGGAGCTTCGAACTACGCCCGGAGTAAACGCGTTTCTGGCTCTCGACGTCGATGTGGATACGGATGATGTGGATGCAGTGACCCAGAGTATCGAGTACACCCGGTGTAGCAATGGCACCGCGTTCATCGTTCCCTTTCTTGGGCACAATTTCGGTGTCGGTGAGGAAGCTGGAAGCATCCTTGCCACTCTCGCAGAAACCCACGGTGACCGGCTTGTCTTCGTTCATGAAGACAATGTAACAAGTGCTATGATTCGGTCGGCAAAAGTACGGTGGGATCTGCGGATCGAAACATACGACACTGAGGCTGAACTCGTCGACACCCTCCGGCGGTTCGTAGGCGAGATTATGCAACGTGAGCACCGCGGCGGTCTCGATCACCTGCAGTGA